TGGGTCTCCTGAGGCCCATCCCCATGGGTGGGGTGTGCATGACGTGCCACGGTGCTCCGGACTCCCTCCCGCCGGAAGTCGTCCGCGTGTTGAAGGAGGGCTATCCCGAGGATCGCGCCGTGGGTTTCGCGCCAGGAGATGTGCGCGGCTTCTTCTGGGCCGAAGTGCGCAAATGAGCCCTGGCGCCTTCAAGCTGAGCGGTGTCCTAGGGGATGCCCAGCACCTTGTGGGTCTGGATGCCCAGCCGCCACTGAGGGTGCTTCAAGCAGTAGTCCAGCGCGAGCTCGGTGTTGCGGGCCCGGTCCGGTCCATCCCGGGGCTGGAGGAAGAAGTGGGAGAACTCCAGCTCGGCGAACTGGGCGGGCTCCAGCCCTGCTTGAGGAAAGACGAACTTCAGCTCGTTGCCCTTCTTCTGGACCAGCTGGCTCCCGGCCTTGGGGCTGACGCAGATCCAGTCCACGCCAGGGGGCACGGGCAGGGTTCCATTCGTCTCGACGGCGATGAAGAAGCCGCGGGCATGGAGCGCGTCACAAAGGGCAGTATCCAGCTGGAGGAGCGGCTCTCCGCCCGTGCAGACGACCAGG
This genomic stretch from Hyalangium gracile harbors:
- the queE gene encoding 7-carboxy-7-deazaguanine synthase, which codes for MSYAVKEIFYTLQGEGAQAGKAAVFLRFSGCNLWSGLERDRARGPGGCSQWCDTDFVGMNGSGGGRFQDADALADAVAAAWPQAPGRAVRLVVCTGGEPLLQLDTALCDALHARGFFIAVETNGTLPVPPGVDWICVSPKAGSQLVQKKGNELKFVFPQAGLEPAQFAELEFSHFFLQPRDGPDRARNTELALDYCLKHPQWRLGIQTHKVLGIP